The genome window AATATAAAGAAGCGCCAGAAAAGGTTATTGCTCAAAGGCGTTATCTTACTGCAGAGAAGATTGTAGAAAGTGTTATTAAGAGAAAAAAGGAAATAACCTTAACCCTATCTGATAAGATTGATAAAGTTGTCTGCCATAAGGTCTTTGGTTTTATTATTTTAGCTGCTGTTATTTATGGTCTATATGAACTTTCTATAGTTCAAGGCTACAAAATTACCAATTATACCTGGCCCATTTTAGCCTCCTTTAGAAAACTTATGGTAAAGGTTCTCCCCCCTGAAGGATTCATCTTTGACCCACTCCTTCGTTCGATACCTTTAGGGGTCATTGATGGAATTGTGGCAGTTCTAAATTATGTCCCTATCTTTCTTATCCTCTTTGCCTTAATAGCCATACTTGAAGATACAGGCTATATGGCACGTATGGCATTTATCTTAGACCGTATCTTTAGGTATTTTGGTCTTCATGGGCAATCTATTCTACCCTATATATTGGGTGGTGTATATGTAGGTGGGTGAGCTATACCAGGTGTCATGGCGTGCCGTGGCATAAAGGATGAAAGGGCACGTATGGCAACAATCCTTACTACACCTCTTATGAATTGTATGGCCAAGATTCCACTCTATGTGCTCTTAATTGGTATGTTCTTTGCTGAATATAAGGCTCTTGCTATGTTTTTTATAGCTACAATTACATTGATTATAGCACTTGGTGTAGCTAAGGCTTTAAACCTCACTGTGCTTAAGGGAAAGGAAAGTGCTCCATTTGTAATGGAGCTTCCTCCTTATCATATCCCTACAGTTTCTGGTGTCTTGCGTCGTTGTTTAGAAAGGACATGGCTTTTTGTAAGAAAGGTTATAACTATTGTTATTGTAGTAGCTACTATTGTCTATGTACTCATTAGCATGCCTGGAATAAGTAAAGAGAGAAAAGCTTATTATGAAAAAATGGCAAATCAGGCAATTGAGAAGTTTTATAAGGAAATAGGAAAGGAAAATCCATATGCCAAGGTCTTGGCTGGTAAAGGGCTTATTGAATTTGCCAGATATTGGGACTCATATAAGATTGCTATGATGGGGGCAAAGGGGAAGGAGGAAAAAAAGGTTATTGATGAAAAGTTTAAGGAAAAAAATATTGAATTTTACAAGATAGTAAAAAGGGGAAGCTATGAACTTGATGGAAAAAAGATAAAGGATAAGGATGCAAAAAAGGTCTATAAGGCATACAAGAAACTTGCCAAGGTAAGAAAGAAACTAAGACGTGAAATTAAGGATGAGACAATTATATCAAGCTATCTTGGGCGTGTTGGTCGGGCTATAGAACCATTTACAAGATTTGCAGGGTTTAACTGGCGTATAAATATTGCTCTTATCAGCTCCTTTGCAGCAAAGGAGAATTCTGTAGCAACTTTAGGGAGCATTTATCAATCTCCACCAGGTGAAGAGGCACAACTTGGGGAAAGGATAAAGAGGAAAGAAAAGGGTTGGACACCACTTCATGCTTTAGCCATAATGCTTTTTATGGCCATGTATCCTCCCTGCATCCCTACACTGATCATGGTACGATTGGAGACCGGAAGCACAAAATGGATGTTATTTGCTACAATCTATCCCATTATATTGGGGCTTACAATAGCAATCCTTGTGTTCACAGGAGGAAATTTTCTGGGCCTTTCAGGAATTCAAGCAATGATTGCCTTTTATGTCTTGGCAATAATATTCACAGCAATAATGGGATTTATCAAAAGAGAGCCAAAAATTACATAGAAAGGAGGTGAAAATGTGAAAAGGGTATTAATTTGTTTATTTGGTCTTATAGTTATGGTATTTTTGGCTAATTATTCTTATGCCCACACCCCACTTTGCTCTTGTTATGACAATGGAGATGGCACTGTGACATGTGAGGGTGGATTTTCTGATGGTTCTTCTGCTGCTGGCGTAACTATGCTTGTGTTGGATAAGAGCGGAAAGGTATTGATAAAGGGAAAGATGAATGAAGATAGTGAATTTACCTTTAAAAAGCCAGATGTTCCTTATACAGTTGTCTTTGATGCAGGGCCAGGTCATGTAGTAAAGATAGATAGTAAAGACATCACTGAATAAAAAGGAGGATAAGAGATGAAAAAGATTATGTTATTAAGTATGATATTTATGTTTATGCTAAGTGTTTCTGCATTTGCCCATTTTCAGATAATTTATAGCCCAAATAGTGTACCGAAAACAAGAAAGATTAATCTCAAGCTGATCTTTACCCATCCATTTGAGGCAGGTCATACCATGGACATTGGAAAGGATGAAAGTGGTAAGATACACCCACCCATAGCATTTGGTGTGATGCACAAGGGAAAGAAAAGGGATTTACTAAAAAAATTAAAACCAATTACCTTTAGGAGTCTGACTAATAGTGGTAGGGCTTATGAGGCTGATGTTAAACTAAAAGGCATGGGGGATCATATCTTTTATTTTGTTCCTGCTCCATATTATGAACCTTCAGAAGACATATATATACAGCAGTGCACAAAGGTCATATTCAATATAGGTGGTATACCAACAGATTGGGATGCAGCAGTAGGTGACCCTCTGCCAGTTGAGATTATCCCTTTGGACAAACCTTATGCCCTGTGGGTCGGTAATGTTTTTCGTGGTATAGTTACACGTGGTGGCAAACCAGTGCCCAATGCTGAGATTGAGGTGGAGTATCTGAACCATGATATTAAAGGGAATGCCTTTGTTAAGGAGGCTAAGGTAGAGGCTCCTCATGATGCATTTGTTACCCAGACTATCAAGGCAGACTCAAATGGCATATTCACCTATGGTCTTCCTAGGGAAGGCTGGTGGGGTTTTGCAGCCCTAGGTGTAGGTGGGGATCTAAAATACAAGGGTAAAGAACTTTCTCAGGATGCAGTCATCTGGGTTCAGGTATGGGGGATGAAATAATTAGTTTAACTTATGGGCTGCGGTTAATCTGACCGCAGCCTTATCAATTTTTCTGGTTTTATATCAAATATTAACCTCCCTTTTTGGTCTTTCGTTAAAATTTTTCTTTGACAAAATCATAATTTAGTTTTAAATGCTCACTTAAACAAGGAGGGTAAGATGCAGGAAGTAAGTGAATTCATAAAAGAATTAAGCAATTTTATCTGGGGCCCTCATATGATTATTTTGCTTGTAGGTATTGGTGTTTATTTAACTTTTAAAACAAAATTTATTCAATTTAGAGGTTTTATTCATGCTTTTCGCACCTTATTTTTCCCAGGCAAAAATAGTTTAACTGGCGATATTACTCCATTTCAAGCACTTTGTACTGCTTTATCTGGCGCCATAGGTATTGGCAATATAGTAGGTGTAGCTACTGCCATTGCTGCTGGTGGCCCTGGGGCAGTTTTTTGGATGTGGATTACTGCTATTGTAGGTATGGCAACTAGTTATAGTGAATGTCTTTTAGCAGTAAAATATCGTATTACTCATTCTGGAGAAGTAAGTGGTGGTCCTATGTATTATTTAGAAAATGGATTAAGGCTTAAATGGTTGGGAATTTGTTTTGCTATTTTTGCTTTATGCGCTTCTTTTGGCATTGGCAATATGGTTCAGGCAAATTCTGTTGCTGAGGCACTTTATGATGCTTTTAAAATACCAAAATGGTTTACAGGCATTACTTTAGCTATTCTGATTGGCTTAGTCATTATAGGTGGAATTAAACGTATTGGTATAGTAGCTAGTCGTTTAGTACCATTTATGGTGGTAATTTATATAGGTGGCTCATTAATCATATTAATTAAAAATTTTTCTTTATTACCAAAAGCTTTTTTTTCTATATTCTACCATGCTTTTAATCCCATAGCTGCTACGGGAGGATTTGCTGGTGCTTTAGTAAAAGAGGCAATTCGTTTTGGTATAGCAAGAGGGCTTTTTTCTAATGAAGCAGGTTTAGGTAGTACTCCTATTGCCCATGCAGCAGCTAAAATTGATCAACCTGTTAAAGAAGGTTTGATAGCTATGTTAGGGCCTTTTATTGATACCATTGTTGTGTGTACTATGACCGCATTAGTTATTATTGTTTCTGATGCATGGAAAAGTGGGGAAACTGGAGCTGTTCTTTCCTCTATGGCTTATGGCAAGAGCATTTTGGGAGGTAGATATATAATTGTTACAGGTGTAGTACTTTTTGGCTTTTCTACCATTATTTCATGGTCATATTATGGTGATAGGTGCATTAAATATTTATTGGGTGAAAAAATGCTTTATGTTTATAAATGGCTATATGTTTTAATGATTTTTATTGGGGCTTGTGTTCATTTAGAAATTGTTTGGAATTTTTCTGATGTAACAAATGGTCTTATGGCTATTCCAAATCTTATCGCCTTATTGGGACTTTCAAAAATAGTTGTGAAGGAGACAAATAATTATTTTTCTGAAAAAATAATAAAATAAAACTCTTTACAACTTAGTTTTTAATCTGATAACCTAAAGTATGCAACTTGATACAAAAGTAGCGAGACGCATTATTGAGACAGTAGGTGCCTATGGCACACCCCCAGAGTATGGCTTTCAATTTTTTACTGCTGGACTTGATGATTATTTACGAATTATTCACGAGGAATATTTAAAAACTTATATTAAAGAAGGGGGATCAGTAGTAAAGATTGTAGTTGGCGCCTATGGTGGTGGGAAAACACATTTTCTCTATAGTATTAGAGAACTTGCTTGGCAAGAAAATTTTGCTGTAAGCTATGTATCTTTAAGCCCAGAAGAAAGCCCCTTTCATCGCCTTGAAGCTGTTTATCGGGCTATTGTTAATAATCTTACTTATCCATTATCTCCTGAAGATTTGCTTAAAGGTACAGAAAAGGGTATTGAATCATTTATTATTGCCTGGTATGAAAGACAATCTAATGCCTTTCATCAAGCTGGGCTTAAAGAAGATACTTTAGAAGCAGAAATAGATGAATATCTTTCTTCCATAAAACGCACTATTGAAAACACAAATTTTGCTAATGCGGTAGCAGAGGCATTTCTTGCCTTACATAGAGAAGAAGAAAAGGTATTTAGGCAGATTTTACAGTGGCTTAAGGCAGAAGGCTATGAAAGGGATTGGCATCGTCAGTTTGGCATTCTTACCAATATAGATCGCAGTAATGCATTTTCTATGATTCGTTCTTTAGCTCAATGGATACTTAATATCGGTTATAGTGGTCTTGTTATTCTTTTTGATGAAGCAGAGCAAATTCCAAGTTTAAGTACTCGTCAAAGAGAACTTACTCTTTCTAATTTACGAGAACTTATTGATGCCTGTATGGATGCTTCCTTTAGGCATGTTATGATTTTTTATGCATTGCCAGACGAACGTTTTTTTGAAGGTCCATCTCATATATATGAAGCATTAAAACAGCGTATTTCTTCAGTATTTGACTTTTTTAACCCTTCTGGTGTCAAAATTAAACTAGAAAAAGCAAAGGAGGATCCTGTTCTTCTTTTAGAAGAAATTGGTTATAAATTAAAACATATTTATGAAATAGCTTATGGAATAAGGTTTCCTTCTCAAATTGAAGATATTATTCATGTAATTGCTCAAGAGGCTTATGAACGCCGTTTTGGTGACATTGGTTATATTAGACTATTTGTGCAGGGAATAATAAAAGCATTTCATCTTTTAAGACACAATCCTCATCTTGTTAATAAAGCAGAGGAAGTTTATCAGATGCTGGAAGAAGGTGGAGCATGAGAGGATTAAGAGTAAAGCATCCTGTACTTGGAGAGGGCAAAATAATAGATACGAGACTTCAAGGTTATGAATGTTTAGTACAATTTACTACTGGCCTTACTATTTGGGTAAAACGTCGCCAATTAGTATTTTTAGATTCACCTCCAGAAGAAAATTATCATGCTAAACCCTTAAAGCCTATTTTTTCTCTTCCTTCTTTTAAAACTCTTGTTAAAGGTGGAAGGGAAGTAATAGAAGCTTTTA of Candidatus Desulfofervidus auxilii contains these proteins:
- a CDS encoding DUF4198 domain-containing protein, which encodes MKKIMLLSMIFMFMLSVSAFAHFQIIYSPNSVPKTRKINLKLIFTHPFEAGHTMDIGKDESGKIHPPIAFGVMHKGKKRDLLKKLKPITFRSLTNSGRAYEADVKLKGMGDHIFYFVPAPYYEPSEDIYIQQCTKVIFNIGGIPTDWDAAVGDPLPVEIIPLDKPYALWVGNVFRGIVTRGGKPVPNAEIEVEYLNHDIKGNAFVKEAKVEAPHDAFVTQTIKADSNGIFTYGLPREGWWGFAALGVGGDLKYKGKELSQDAVIWVQVWGMK
- a CDS encoding sodium:alanine symporter family protein is translated as MQEVSEFIKELSNFIWGPHMIILLVGIGVYLTFKTKFIQFRGFIHAFRTLFFPGKNSLTGDITPFQALCTALSGAIGIGNIVGVATAIAAGGPGAVFWMWITAIVGMATSYSECLLAVKYRITHSGEVSGGPMYYLENGLRLKWLGICFAIFALCASFGIGNMVQANSVAEALYDAFKIPKWFTGITLAILIGLVIIGGIKRIGIVASRLVPFMVVIYIGGSLIILIKNFSLLPKAFFSIFYHAFNPIAATGGFAGALVKEAIRFGIARGLFSNEAGLGSTPIAHAAAKIDQPVKEGLIAMLGPFIDTIVVCTMTALVIIVSDAWKSGETGAVLSSMAYGKSILGGRYIIVTGVVLFGFSTIISWSYYGDRCIKYLLGEKMLYVYKWLYVLMIFIGACVHLEIVWNFSDVTNGLMAIPNLIALLGLSKIVVKETNNYFSEKIIK
- a CDS encoding ATP-binding protein, translating into MQLDTKVARRIIETVGAYGTPPEYGFQFFTAGLDDYLRIIHEEYLKTYIKEGGSVVKIVVGAYGGGKTHFLYSIRELAWQENFAVSYVSLSPEESPFHRLEAVYRAIVNNLTYPLSPEDLLKGTEKGIESFIIAWYERQSNAFHQAGLKEDTLEAEIDEYLSSIKRTIENTNFANAVAEAFLALHREEEKVFRQILQWLKAEGYERDWHRQFGILTNIDRSNAFSMIRSLAQWILNIGYSGLVILFDEAEQIPSLSTRQRELTLSNLRELIDACMDASFRHVMIFYALPDERFFEGPSHIYEALKQRISSVFDFFNPSGVKIKLEKAKEDPVLLLEEIGYKLKHIYEIAYGIRFPSQIEDIIHVIAQEAYERRFGDIGYIRLFVQGIIKAFHLLRHNPHLVNKAEEVYQMLEEGGA